Proteins found in one Tamandua tetradactyla isolate mTamTet1 chromosome 1, mTamTet1.pri, whole genome shotgun sequence genomic segment:
- the ITGB1 gene encoding integrin beta-1 isoform X2, with protein MNLQLIFWIGLISSTCCVFGQTDENRCLKANAKSCGECIQAGPNCGWCTNSTFLQEGMPTSARCDDLEALKKKGCHPDDIENPRGSKDIKKNKNVTNRSKGTAEKLQPEDITQIQPQQLVLQLRSGEPQTFTLKFKRAEDYPIDLYYLMDLSYSMKDDLENVKSLGTDLMNEMRRITSDFRIGFGSFVEKTVMPYISTTPAKLRNPCTSEQNCTSPFSYKNVLSLTDKGEVFNELVGKQRISGNLDSPEGGFDAIMQVAVCGSLIGWRNVTRLLVFSTDAGFHFAGDGKLGGIVLPNDGQCHLENDVYTMSHYYDYPSIAHLVQKLSENNIQTIFAVTEEFQPVYKELKNLIPKSAVGTLSANSSNVIQLIIDAYNSLSSEVILENSKLPEGVTINYKSYCKNGVNGTGENGRKCSNISIGDEVQFEISITSNKCPNKNSETIKIKPLGFTEEVEIILQFICECECQSEGIADSPKCHEGNGTFECGACRCNEGRVGRHCECSTDEVNSEDMDAYCRKENSSEICSNNGECVCGQCVCRKRDNTNEIYSGKFCECDNFNCDRSNGLICGGNGVCKCRVCECNPNYTGSACDCSLDITSCKATNGQICNGRGICECGACKCTDPKFQGPTCEMCQTCLGVCAEHKECVQCRAFNKGEKKDTCAQECSHFNITKVENRDKLPQPGQVDPLSHCKEKDVDDCWFYFTYSVNGNNEAIVHVVETPECPTGPDIIPIVAGVVAGIVLIGLALLLIWKLLMIIHDRREFAKFEKEKMNAKWDTGENPIYKSAVTTVVNPKYEGK; from the exons ATGAATTTACAACTGATTTTCTGGATTGGACTGATCAGCTCAACTTGCTGTGTATTTGGCcaaacag ATGAAAATAGATGtttaaaagcaaatgcaaaatcaTGTGGGGAATGTATACAAGCAGGGCCAAATTGTGGATGGTGCACAAATTCA ACATTTTTACAAGAAGGAATGCCTACCTCTGCCCGATGTGATGATTTGGAAGCCTTAAAAAAGAAGGGTTGCCATCCAGACGACATAGAAAATCCCAGAGGCtccaaagatataaagaaaaataaaaatgtcacaaACCGTAGCAAAGGGACAGCAGAGAAGCTGCAGCCTGAAGATATTACTCAGATCCAACCACAGCAGTTGGTTTTGCAGTTACGATCAG GAGAGCCGCAGACATTTACATTGAAATTCAAGAGAGCTGAGGACTACCCCATCGACCTCTACTACCTCATGGATCTCTCCTACTCGATGAAAGATGACTTGGAGAATGTGAAAAGTCTCGGAACCGATCTGATGAATGAAATGAGGAGGATTACTTCAGACTTCCGAATTG gGTTTGGCTCCTTTGTAGAAAAAACTGTGATGCCTTATATTAGTACAACACCAGCTAAGCTCAGGAACCCTTGCACAAGTGAACAGAACTGTACCAGCCCATTTAGCTACAAAAATGTACTGAGTCTTACTGATAAAGGGGAAGTATTTAACGAACTTGTTGGTAAACAGCGTATATCTGGAAATTTGGATTCTCCAGAAGGTGGTTTTGATGCCATCATGCAAGTTGCAGTTTGTGGA tcaTTGATTGGCTGGAGGAATGTTACACGGCTGCTGGTATTTTCCACGGATGCTGGGTTTCACTTTGCTGGAGATGGGAAACTTGGTGGCATTGTTTTACCAAATGATGGACAGTGTCACCTGGAAAATGATGTTTACACAATGAGTCATTATTAT GATTATCCTTCTATTGCTCACCTTGTCCAGAAACTCAGTGAAAATAACATTCAGACAATTTTTGCGGTTACTGAAGAATTCCAGCCTGTTTACAAG gaactgaaaaatttgaTCCCTAAGTCAGCAGTAGGAACATTATCTGCAAATTCTAGCAATGTAATTCAGCTGATCATTGATGCCTACAAT TCCCTTTCTTCAgaagtcattttggaaaacagcaaATTGCCAGAAGGAGTAACAATAAATTACAAATCTTACTGCAAGAATGGGGTGAATGGAAcaggggaaaatggaagaaagTGCTCCAATATTTCCATTGGAGATGAG GTTCAATTTGAAATTAGCATAACTTCAAATAAATGTCCAAATAAGAATTCTGAAACCATTAAAATTAAGCCTCTGGGCTTCACTGAGGAAGTAGAGATTATTCTTCAGTTCATCTGTGAATGTGAATGCCAAAGCGAAGGCATCGCTGACAGTCCAAAGTGTCACGAAGGAAATGGGACATTTGAGTGTGGAGCCTGCAG GTGCAACGAGGGACGTGTTGGTAGACATTGTGAATGTAGCACAGATGAAGTAAACAGTGAAGACATGGATGCTTACTGCAGGAAAGAAAACAGTTCAGAAATCTGCAGTAATAATGGAGAGTGCGTCTGTGGACAGTGTGTTTGTAGAAAGAGGgacaatacaaatgaaatttatTCTGGCAAATTCTGCGAGTGTGATAATTTCAATTGTGACAGATCCAATGGCTTAATTTGTGGAG GCAATGGTGTCTGCAAGTGTCGTGTGTGTGAATGCAACCCCAACTACACTGGCAGTGCTtgtgactgctctttggatattACTTCGTGCAAGGCCACAAATGGACAGATCTGCAATGGACGGGGAATCTGTGAGTGTGGTGCATGTAAATGTACAGATCCGAAATTTCAAGGACCAACCTGTGAGATGTGTCAGACCTGCCTTGGTGTCTGTGCTGAACACAA AGAATGTGTACAGTGCAGAGCCTtcaataaaggagaaaagaaagacacaTGTGCACAGGAATGTTCACATTTCAACATTACTAAGGTAGAAAACCGGGACAAATTACCCCAGCCGGGCCAAGTTGATCCTCTGTCCCATTGTAAGGAGAAGGACGTTGATGACTGTTGGTTCTATTTCACATATTCTGTGAATGGAAACAATGAGGCTATTGTTCATGTTGTAGAGACTCCAG AGTGTCCCACTGGTCCAGACATCATTCCAATTGTAGCAGGTGTGGTTGCTGGAATAGTTCTTATTGGCCTTGCATTGCTGCTGATTTGGAAGCTTTTAATGATAATTCATGACAGGAGGGAATTTGctaaatttgaaaaggaaaaaatgaatgccAAATGGGATACG GGTGAAAATCCTATTTATAAGAGTGCTGTGACAACTGTGGTTAATCCGAAGTATGAGGGAAAATGA
- the ITGB1 gene encoding integrin beta-1 isoform X1: protein MNLQLIFWIGLISSTCCVFGQTDENRCLKANAKSCGECIQAGPNCGWCTNSTFLQEGMPTSARCDDLEALKKKGCHPDDIENPRGSKDIKKNKNVTNRSKGTAEKLQPEDITQIQPQQLVLQLRSGEPQTFTLKFKRAEDYPIDLYYLMDLSYSMKDDLENVKSLGTDLMNEMRRITSDFRIGFGSFVEKTVMPYISTTPAKLRNPCTSEQNCTSPFSYKNVLSLTDKGEVFNELVGKQRISGNLDSPEGGFDAIMQVAVCGSLIGWRNVTRLLVFSTDAGFHFAGDGKLGGIVLPNDGQCHLENDVYTMSHYYDYPSIAHLVQKLSENNIQTIFAVTEEFQPVYKELKNLIPKSAVGTLSANSSNVIQLIIDAYNSLSSEVILENSKLPEGVTINYKSYCKNGVNGTGENGRKCSNISIGDEVQFEISITSNKCPNKNSETIKIKPLGFTEEVEIILQFICECECQSEGIADSPKCHEGNGTFECGACRCNEGRVGRHCECSTDEVNSEDMDAYCRKENSSEICSNNGECVCGQCVCRKRDNTNEIYSGKFCECDNFNCDRSNGLICGGNGVCKCRVCECNPNYTGSACDCSLDITSCKATNGQICNGRGICECGACKCTDPKFQGPTCEMCQTCLGVCAEHKECVQCRAFNKGEKKDTCAQECSHFNITKVENRDKLPQPGQVDPLSHCKEKDVDDCWFYFTYSVNGNNEAIVHVVETPECPTGPDIIPIVAGVVAGIVLIGLALLLIWKLLMIIHDRREFAKFEKEKMNAKWDTQENPIYKSPINNFKNPNYGRKAGL, encoded by the exons ATGAATTTACAACTGATTTTCTGGATTGGACTGATCAGCTCAACTTGCTGTGTATTTGGCcaaacag ATGAAAATAGATGtttaaaagcaaatgcaaaatcaTGTGGGGAATGTATACAAGCAGGGCCAAATTGTGGATGGTGCACAAATTCA ACATTTTTACAAGAAGGAATGCCTACCTCTGCCCGATGTGATGATTTGGAAGCCTTAAAAAAGAAGGGTTGCCATCCAGACGACATAGAAAATCCCAGAGGCtccaaagatataaagaaaaataaaaatgtcacaaACCGTAGCAAAGGGACAGCAGAGAAGCTGCAGCCTGAAGATATTACTCAGATCCAACCACAGCAGTTGGTTTTGCAGTTACGATCAG GAGAGCCGCAGACATTTACATTGAAATTCAAGAGAGCTGAGGACTACCCCATCGACCTCTACTACCTCATGGATCTCTCCTACTCGATGAAAGATGACTTGGAGAATGTGAAAAGTCTCGGAACCGATCTGATGAATGAAATGAGGAGGATTACTTCAGACTTCCGAATTG gGTTTGGCTCCTTTGTAGAAAAAACTGTGATGCCTTATATTAGTACAACACCAGCTAAGCTCAGGAACCCTTGCACAAGTGAACAGAACTGTACCAGCCCATTTAGCTACAAAAATGTACTGAGTCTTACTGATAAAGGGGAAGTATTTAACGAACTTGTTGGTAAACAGCGTATATCTGGAAATTTGGATTCTCCAGAAGGTGGTTTTGATGCCATCATGCAAGTTGCAGTTTGTGGA tcaTTGATTGGCTGGAGGAATGTTACACGGCTGCTGGTATTTTCCACGGATGCTGGGTTTCACTTTGCTGGAGATGGGAAACTTGGTGGCATTGTTTTACCAAATGATGGACAGTGTCACCTGGAAAATGATGTTTACACAATGAGTCATTATTAT GATTATCCTTCTATTGCTCACCTTGTCCAGAAACTCAGTGAAAATAACATTCAGACAATTTTTGCGGTTACTGAAGAATTCCAGCCTGTTTACAAG gaactgaaaaatttgaTCCCTAAGTCAGCAGTAGGAACATTATCTGCAAATTCTAGCAATGTAATTCAGCTGATCATTGATGCCTACAAT TCCCTTTCTTCAgaagtcattttggaaaacagcaaATTGCCAGAAGGAGTAACAATAAATTACAAATCTTACTGCAAGAATGGGGTGAATGGAAcaggggaaaatggaagaaagTGCTCCAATATTTCCATTGGAGATGAG GTTCAATTTGAAATTAGCATAACTTCAAATAAATGTCCAAATAAGAATTCTGAAACCATTAAAATTAAGCCTCTGGGCTTCACTGAGGAAGTAGAGATTATTCTTCAGTTCATCTGTGAATGTGAATGCCAAAGCGAAGGCATCGCTGACAGTCCAAAGTGTCACGAAGGAAATGGGACATTTGAGTGTGGAGCCTGCAG GTGCAACGAGGGACGTGTTGGTAGACATTGTGAATGTAGCACAGATGAAGTAAACAGTGAAGACATGGATGCTTACTGCAGGAAAGAAAACAGTTCAGAAATCTGCAGTAATAATGGAGAGTGCGTCTGTGGACAGTGTGTTTGTAGAAAGAGGgacaatacaaatgaaatttatTCTGGCAAATTCTGCGAGTGTGATAATTTCAATTGTGACAGATCCAATGGCTTAATTTGTGGAG GCAATGGTGTCTGCAAGTGTCGTGTGTGTGAATGCAACCCCAACTACACTGGCAGTGCTtgtgactgctctttggatattACTTCGTGCAAGGCCACAAATGGACAGATCTGCAATGGACGGGGAATCTGTGAGTGTGGTGCATGTAAATGTACAGATCCGAAATTTCAAGGACCAACCTGTGAGATGTGTCAGACCTGCCTTGGTGTCTGTGCTGAACACAA AGAATGTGTACAGTGCAGAGCCTtcaataaaggagaaaagaaagacacaTGTGCACAGGAATGTTCACATTTCAACATTACTAAGGTAGAAAACCGGGACAAATTACCCCAGCCGGGCCAAGTTGATCCTCTGTCCCATTGTAAGGAGAAGGACGTTGATGACTGTTGGTTCTATTTCACATATTCTGTGAATGGAAACAATGAGGCTATTGTTCATGTTGTAGAGACTCCAG AGTGTCCCACTGGTCCAGACATCATTCCAATTGTAGCAGGTGTGGTTGCTGGAATAGTTCTTATTGGCCTTGCATTGCTGCTGATTTGGAAGCTTTTAATGATAATTCATGACAGGAGGGAATTTGctaaatttgaaaaggaaaaaatgaatgccAAATGGGATACG CAAGAAAATCCGATTTACAAGAGTCCTATTAATAATTTCAAGAATCCAAACTATGGACGTAAAGCTGGTCTCTAA